In Danaus plexippus chromosome 19, MEX_DaPlex, whole genome shotgun sequence, the following are encoded in one genomic region:
- the LOC116768171 gene encoding sodium channel protein para isoform X1, producing MSEDLDSISEEERSLFRPFTRESLAAIESRIAEEHAKQKELEKKRAEGETDLGRTKKKKEVRYDDEDEDEGPQPDATLEQGLPLPVRMQGSFPLELASTPLEDIDPFYHNQTTFVVISKGKDIFRFSATNALWILDPFNPIRRVAIYILVHPLFSLFIITTILVNCILMIMPTTPTVESTEVIFTGIYTFESAVKVMARGFILQPFTYLRDAWNWLDFVVIALAYVTMGIDLGNLAALRTFRVLRALKTVAIVPGLKTIVGAVIESVKNLRDVIILTMFSLSVFALMGLQIYMGVLTQKCIKVFPEDGSWGNLTDENWERFCQNETNWYGGDGEYPLCGNSSGAGQCEPGYMCLQGYGPNPNYGYTSFDTFGWAFLSAFRLMTQDYWENLYQLVLRSAGSWHVLFFVVIIFLGSFYLVNLILAIVAMSYDELQKKAEEEEQAEEEALREAEQKAAARADKQEAREAHAREQAAAAEAAAYAEAHPAKSPSDSSCQSYELFVNQERGNQDDNTRERMSLRSDPFQDSVSTQPTHKPTATEQHHEPARRQRKVSMVPHPERINKYGLLSYGPLREGSQASLSLPGSPFNLRRGSRGSHQMALRPNGRNRYPPGADRKPLVLSTYLDAQEHLPYADDSNAVTPMSEENGAIIIPVYYANLGSRHSSYTSHQSRLSYTSHGDLLGGKAQTKEARLRGRSASRNHSVTSQPHAYPLPRQDSSLASRPLREYEISTTESTDEAGKVLKQSNDNPFIESQRPNVVDMRDVMVLNEIIEQAGRQSRASEQNVSVYYFPTAEDDEDGPTFKERLLECLMKGIDFFCVWDCCWLWLEFQKYVALLVFDPFVELFITLCIVVNTLFMALDHHDMDKDMDKALKSGNYFFTATFGIEAMLKLIAMSPKYYFQEGWNVFDFIIVALSLLELGLEGVQGLSVLRSFRLLRVFKLAKSWPTLNLLISIMGRTMGALGNLTFVLCIIIFIFAVMGMQLFGKNYVDYVDRFPDGDLPRWNFTDFMHSFMIVFRVLCGEWIESMWDCMLVGDVSCIPFFLATVVIGNLVVLNLFLALLLSNFGSSNLSSPTADQDTNKIAEAFNRISRFIDWVKKSVADILKLVKNKLTNQIAIHAPGLKAALCGRCVSSERVDNELELGADIDDGVLYKDKKLKDQVEVAIGDGMEFTIPGDNKYKKGKLLMNNINAITDNHTDNRINCELNHHGYPIQDDDTISQKSYGSHKIRSFKDESHKGSTDTIDGEEKKDASKEELGLEEEMIAEEEDGKLDLAKIDIKAGEGEVMDSPADCCPEPCYQRFPFLAGDDESPFWQGWAMLRLKTYRLIENTYFETAVITMILLSSLALALEDVHLPHRPILQDILYYMDRIFTVIFFIEMLIKWLALGFQKYFTNAWCWLDFIIVMVSLINFVAALCGAGGIQAFKTMRTLRALRPLRAMSRMQGMRVVVNALVQAIPSIFNVLLVCLIFWLIFAIMGVQLFAGKYFKCVDMNHTTLSHEIIPDRNACILENYTWENSPMNFDHVGKAYLCLFQVATFKGWIQIMNDAIDSREVDRQPIRETNIYMYLYFVFFIIFGSFFTLNLFIGVIIDNFNEQKKKAGGSLEMFMTEDQKKYYNAMKKMGSKKPLKAIPRPRWRPQAIVFEIVTDKKFDMIIMLFIGLNMLTMTLDHYQQSDTFSAVLDYLNMIFIVIFSSECLLKIFALRYHYFVEPWNLFDFVVVMFSILSLVLSDIIEKYFVSPTLLRVVRVAKVGRVLRLVKGAKGIRTLLFALAMSLPALFNICLLLFLVMFIFAIFGMSFFMHVKDKGGLDDVYNFKTFVQSMILLFQMSTSAGWDGVLDGIINEEECDLPDNERGYPGNCGSATIGITYLLSYLVISFLIVINMYIAVILENYSQATEDVQEGLTDDDYDMYYEIWQRFDPEGTQYIRYDQLSDFLDVLEPPLQIHKPNKYKIISMDIPICRGDMMFCVDILDALTKDFFARKGNPIEESVEVGRPDEVGYEPVSSTLWRQREEYCARLIQHAWRRHRRAQSPTGASVTGSCAGEAEGAPTAVLLDAGGGAGGAHRVVLQAAGAAPRPPEPAPPPAPV from the exons ATGTCCGAGGACTTGGACTCGATCAGCGAGGAAGAACGAAGCTTGTTCCGACCTTTCACCCGAGAATCATTGGCCGCTATCGAATCTCGCATAGCAGAAGAACATGCCAAGCAAAAGGAACTCGAGAAAAAACGAGCGGAAGGAGAG ACCGATTTGGGGCGgacgaaaaagaaaaaagaa GTGCGTTATGATGACGAAGACGAAGATGAGGGTCCCCAACCAGACGCGACCCTGGAACAGGGCCTGCCACTGCCGGTCCGGATGCAAGGCTCCTTTCCGCTCGAACTGGCCTCCACCCCCCTCGAGGACATCGATCCCTTCTACCACAACCAAACA ACTTTCGTAGTCATAAGCAAGGGTAAAGATATCTTCAGATTTTCGGCGACCAATGCCTTGTGGATATTGGATCCTTTCAATCCAATAAGAAGAGTGGCTATATACATTCTAGTACATCCTTTGTTCtctctatttattataaccacGATTCTTGTGAACTGTATACTTATGATCATGCCTACCACGCCCACCGTTGAAAGTACTGA AGTTATCTTTACCGGAATCTACACCTTTGAATCGGCGGTGAAAGTAATGGCCAGGGGTTTCATACTACAGCCATTCACATACCTTAGAGATGCATGGAATTGGCTTGACTTCGTAGTTATAGCTTTAGC TTATGTGACGATGGGCATAGATCTCGGCAACTTGGCCGCTCTCAGAACATTCAGAGTTCTCCGAGCTTTGAAGACTGTGGCCATCGTACCgg GCTTGAAGACAATCGTTGGTGCTGTAATAGAGTCGGTAAAAAATCTGCGGGATGTGATCATTTTGACCATGTTTTCTCTATCTGTGTTTGCCTTAATGGgactacaaatatatatgggtGTGTTAACGCAGAAATGTATCAAGGTATTCCCCGAAGATGGCAGTTGGGGGAATCTAACCGACGAGAATTGGGAAAGGTTTTGTCAAAATGAAA cAAACTGGTATGGCGGAGATGGAGAATACCCTCTGTGTGGAAATTCATCAGGAGCggg gcAATGCGAACCAGGCTACATGTGTTTGCAAGGTTACGGTCCGAACCCTAATTATGGCTACACAAGTTTCGATACCTTTGGCTGGGCTTTTCTATCGGCCTTCCGTCTCATGACTCAGGATTATTGGgagaatttatatcaattg gtGTTGAGATCGGCGGGTTCGTGGCACGTTTTGTTCTTCGTTGTGATCATCTTCTTAGGTTCGTTCTACCTCGTGAATCTGATCTTGGCCATCGTCGCCATGTCGTACGACGAGTTGCAAAAGAAAGCTGAAGAAGAGGAACAGGCGGAAGAGGAAGCACTTAGG GAAGCCGAGCAAAAAGCGGCAGCACGAGCGGATAAGCAGGAAGCACGAGAAGCACATGCTCGAGAGCAAGCGGCAGCAGCGGAAGCAGCAGCCTATGCAGAAGCACACCCCGCCAAGTCCCCCAGCGACTCCTCTTGTCAGAGCTACGAATTGTTCGTGAACCAGGAGCGCGGCAACCAGGATGACAATACGCGCGAGCGCATGTCCCTCCGTAGCGACCCCTTCCAAGATTCGGTGAGCACTCAGCCCACGCACAAGCCAACCGCCACCGAACAGCACCACGAACCGGCACGCCGTCAGAGGAAGGTCAGCATG GTTCCCCACCCTGAACGCATTAATAAATACGGACTGTTATCATATGGGCCACTGCGCGAAGGCTCGCAG GCTTCATTATCTCTACCCGGATCACCGTTCAATTTGAGGAGAGGTTCGAGGGGTTCACATCAAATGGCTTTAAGACCGAACGGAAGGAATCGCTATCCGCCCGGAGCTGATAGAAAACCATTGGTATTGTCAACATATTTGGATGCTCAAGAACATTTACCCTATGCAGACGATTCGAATGCTGTCACACCAATGTCAGAGGAAAATGGCGCTATCATAATACCAGTGTACTATGCCAATTTAG GCTCGAGGCACTCTTCCTACACATCCCACCAGTCCCGATTATCGTACACATCTCACGGGGACCTGTTAGGAGGCAAGGCGCAAACGAAGGAGGCCAGACTGAGAGGTCGATCGGCCTCCAGAAACCACAGTGTGACGTCACAACCGCACGCGTACCCTCTGCCACGCCAGGATTCATCACTGGCTTCCAGGCCACTTAGAGAATAT GAAATAAGTACTACGGAGTCCACGGATGAGGCTGGTAAGGTTCTGAAACAGTCCAACGACAATCCATTCATAGAGTCCCAGAGACCAAACGTTGTGGATATGAGAG ACGTCATGGTTTTGAATGAGATAATAGAGCAAGCCGGAAGACAGAGTCGAGCGAGTGAACAAAACG TGTCAGTGTACTACTTCCCAACAGCGGAAGACGATGAGGATGGACCAACCTTCAAAGAGAGACTTCTGGAGTGCTTGATGAAGGGGATTGACTTCTTTTGTGTGTGGGACTGCTGTTGGTTGTGGTTGGAGTTCCAGAAATACGTGGCCCTGCTAGTGTTCGATCCTTTCGTGGAACTGTTTATAACCTTGTGTATTGTGGTCAACACTCTGTTCATGGCTCTGGACCATCACGACATGGACAAAGATATGGACAAAGCATTAAAGAGTGGAAACTAT TTCTTCACAGCGACATTCGGAATAGAAGCGATGCTAAAGTTAATAGCCATGAGTCCAAAGTACTATTTTCAAGAAGGTTGGAACGTCTTCGATTTTATCATCGTCGCATTATCATTGCTAGAATTGGGTTTGGAAGGTGTACAGGGTTTGTCCGTATTGCGTTCATTTCGTTTG CTTCGAGTATTCAAATTGGCAAAGTCATGGCCGACACTTAATTTACTCATCTCTATAATGGGTAGGACGATGGGTGCCTTGGGCAACCTGACCTTCGTATTGTGcatcattattttcatatttgccGTGATGGGTATGCAACTATTCGGGAAAAATTATGTGG ACTATGTAGACCGGTTCCCTGATGGGGACCTTCCTCGGTGGAACTTCACAGACTTCATGCACAGCTTTATGATAGTCTTCAGAGTGCTTTGTGGGGAATGGATTGAGAGTATGTGGGATTGTATGCTTGTGGGTGACGTTTCCTGCATACCCTTCTTCCTAGCCACCGTCGTCATTGGCAATCTTGTC GTACTAAACCTCTTCTTGGCCCTGTTACTGTCAAACTTCGGATCATCGAATTTATCATCGCCAACAGCAGATCAAGATACGAATAAAATAGCAGAAGCTTTTAACCGGATATCTAGGTTTATAGACTGGGTTAAAAAAAGCGTTGCTGACATCTTGAAACTGGTGAAGAACAAGCTCACGAATCAGATTGCAATCCACGCTCCCG GCTTAAAGGCGGCTTTATGTGGCCGCTGTGTCTCCTCAGAACGCGTTGACAACGAACTGGAACTGGGTGCAGATATAGATGACGGAGTCCTCTACAAAGATAAGAAACTTAAAGACCAAGTGGAAGTTGCTATAGGTGATGGGATGGAATTTACAATACCCG GtgataacaaatacaaaaaaggtaaattattaatgaacaaTATCAATGCTATAACGGACAACCACACGGATAACAGGATAAACTGTGAGCTAAATCATCACGGATATCCAATTCAG GACGATGATACCATTAGTCAGAAATCATATGgtagtcataaaattaggtcaTTTAAAGACGAGAGCCATAAAGGATCGACTGACACCATAGACGGAGAAGAAAAGAAAGATGCTAGTAAAGAAGAATTAGGTTTAGAAGAAG aaatgatAGCAGAAGAGGAAGATGGTAAATTAGATCTAGCCAAAATAGACATCAAAGCCGGTGAAGGTGAGGTCATGGACTCGCCGGCCGACTGCTGTCCGGAGCCTTGCTATCAAAGGTTTCCATTTTTGGCTGGAGATGACGAATCACCGTTCTGGCAGGGCTGGGCTATGTTAAGACTCAAAACTTACAGACTTATTGAAAACACGTACTTCGAAACAGCTGTGATAACTATGATATTACTCAGTAGTTTGGCTTTG GCTTTAGAAGATGTTCATTTACCACATCGACCTATACTCCaagacatattatattatatggatCGAATCTTTActgtaatattctttatcgAGATGTTGATCAAGTGGCTCGCTCTAGGATTTCAGAAATACTTCACGAATGCTTGGTGCTGGCTCGACTTCATCATTGTCATg GTCTCGCTTATAAACTTCGTAGCGGCGCTTTGTGGCGCCGGTGGCATTCAGGCGTTCAAAACGATGCGAACGCTTCGAGCTCTCCGACCGCTCAGAGCTATGAGCCGCATGCAGGGCATGAGG GTGGTAGTGAACGCTCTGGTGCAAGCGATACCATCCATCTTCAATGTGCTGCTCGTGTGTCTAATATTCTGGCTTATTTTCGCTATAATGGGTGTACAACTCTTCGCCgggaaatattttaag TGTGTCGACATGAACCATACCACCTTAAGCCACGAAATAATACCAGACAGAAACGCGTgcattttagaaaattataccTGGGAGAACTCACCAATGAATTTCGATCATGTTGGTAAAGCATATTTGTGCCTATTTCAAGTCGCCACTTTCAAAGGTTGGATTCAGATTATGAACGACGCTATTGATTCACGAGAG GTAGACCGACAACCCATCAGAGAGACGaacatatacatgtatttatattttgtatttttcatcATCTTCGGATCTTTCTTCACTCTTAACCTATTCATTGGTGTGATCATCGATAACTTTAACGAGCAGAAGAAGAAAGCTGGAGGCAGTCTTGAAATGTTCATGACAGAGGATCAGAAGAAGTATTACAACGCCATGAAGAAAATGGGTTCCAAGAAACCACTGAAGGCCATACCAAGACCAAGA tgGCGACCTCAAGCAATTGTATTCGAAATAGTAACGGATAAGAAATTCGACATGATTATCATGTTGTTCATTGGTCTGAACATGTTGACGATGACACTAGACCACTATCAGCAGTCAGACACGTTCAGCGCTGTCCTGGATTACCTTAACATGATATTCATCGTAATATTTAGTTCAGAGTGcctgttaaaaattttcgcCTTACGATACCATTACTTCGTGGAGCCTTGGAATTTATTCGATTTCGTCGTTGTGATGTTTTCTATACTCA GTTTGGTTTTGAGTGATATTATAGAGAAGTACTTTGTGTCGCCTACTCTGTTAAGAGTAGTCAGAGTAGCAAAAGTTGGTCGAGTTCTTCGACTTGTGAAAGGAGCAAAGGGCATCCGAACGCTATTGTTCGCCTTAGCCATGTCACTGCCAGCTCTCttcaatatttgtttactaTTGTTTCTAGTGATGTTTATCTTCGCAATATTTGGAATGTCATTTTTCATGCATGTGAAGGACAAAGGAGGCCTCGACGACgtgtacaattttaaaacttttgtgcAGAGTATGATTTTGCTATTTCAG ATGTCAACCTCAGCCGGTTGGGACGGAGTTCTCGACGGCATCATAAATGAGGAAGAGTGTGATCTGCCAGATAATGAGCGTGGTTACCCTGGAAACTGTGGATCGGCTACAATCGGGATCACTTACCTACTGTCCTACCTCGTAATATCTTTCCTCATTGTTATTAACATGTATATCGCTGTCATTCTCGAGAACTACTCTCAG gcAACGGAAGATGTACAAGAAGGCCTAACTGACGACGACTACGACATGTATTACGAAATATGGCAGCGATTCGATCCCGAGGGTACGCAGTATATCAGATACGACCAACTGTCTGATTTCTTAGATGTGCTCGAACCGCCGTTGCAAATACACAAACCTAATAAGTACAAGATTATATCTATGGACATACCAATATGCCGCGGAGACATGATGTTCTGCGTGGACATCCTTGACGCACTCACGAAGGATTTCTTCGCGAGGAAGGGCAATCCCATCGAGGAGTCGGTGGAGGTTGGCCGGCCAGACGAGGTCGGGTACGAGCCCGTGTCGTCGACGTTGTGGCGACAGCGCGAGGAGTACTGTGCGCGGCTCATCCAGCATGCCTGGCGGCGGCATCGACGAGCGCAGTCCCCGACGGGCGCCTCGGTGACTGGATCGTGCGCTGGCGAGGCGGAAGGCGCGCCCACGGCCGTGCTACTGGACGCAGGCGGTGGTGCGGGCGGTGCGCATCGCGTGGTGCTGCAGGCAGCCGGTGCGGCGCCCCGGCCTCCTGAACCCGCGCCGCCGCCCGCGCCCGTCTGA